A genome region from Acinetobacter lwoffii includes the following:
- the yccS gene encoding YccS family putative transporter, with translation MKSWLTRLKQTTYNTTLMYNLRMMTAFAGTAFVPYFMGQQLMTIPLTLGVVAAGLSDIDDRFSVRILNLLYTYIGFFITAVGVYLLFPYPLLFALALIVSCIALILLGSLGRRYATISYGCLVISVYSMLGVELFDEWYKQAGLLVIGAMWYGLLSTLSFLTFPARLAQDKLAISYSALGDFLYAKSNLFDVDMTPKSYQQSMIELSLENGKLIAIFNEMKTALLTRLKGDRGQKDTRRSLQYYFVAQDIHERADSAHIDYQKLAKIFQHSDILFRFQRIMSIQGKACKDLSESLLLRKPYVHNQRFKHAFDNLRQSLDKLRQEQQYDQVWINSLFALFQNLKSIDAQLRNLETEQNIKSERFKHIENQLRDDDLKGWDDIKIRIKQHLTPESVLFRHAIRLSIVLLISYIFVQVSNIEYGYWILLTALFVSQPNFNATKRRLRLRIVGTLVGIILGYAILYFVPSIEGQLLLLVLSGILFFELRSKQYAQATAFITILALINFNLDGMGYAAAIPRMIDTLIGCAIAWFGVSFIFPDWKFRRLPRSIKRSLQAEADYLSEVIEQYKSGRNNGLKYRIVRRAAHNTDAEVASLISTLATEPDIDPVQKSLAFEFLCLNHTFISYIAALGAHREKIEDQDILNLLDKALENIRGALIRDEMPDLSAQNMIPHIRQRLAQDQEQDQKSLIILQQLSLMFSILKQLSQLKQSLSHERDEQATELGSL, from the coding sequence TTGAAATCTTGGCTCACTCGTCTCAAGCAAACCACCTATAATACGACTTTGATGTATAACCTGCGCATGATGACGGCATTTGCAGGTACCGCCTTTGTTCCCTATTTTATGGGACAACAATTGATGACGATTCCACTGACTTTAGGCGTGGTCGCAGCCGGTTTAAGTGATATTGATGACCGCTTTTCGGTGCGGATTTTAAATCTGCTGTATACCTACATTGGCTTCTTTATTACCGCAGTGGGCGTATATCTGCTCTTTCCTTATCCCCTGCTATTTGCCTTGGCCTTAATTGTGTCCTGTATTGCCCTGATTTTGCTGGGTTCACTAGGGCGACGCTATGCCACGATTTCTTACGGCTGTCTGGTGATTTCCGTTTATTCCATGCTTGGGGTGGAGCTGTTTGATGAATGGTATAAACAGGCTGGTTTATTGGTCATCGGCGCGATGTGGTACGGTCTGCTGTCGACACTCAGTTTCCTGACTTTCCCTGCCCGGTTGGCGCAAGACAAGCTTGCCATTTCCTATTCTGCGCTCGGTGACTTTTTATATGCTAAGTCCAATCTGTTTGATGTGGACATGACGCCGAAAAGCTATCAGCAGAGCATGATTGAACTCTCGCTTGAAAACGGCAAACTGATTGCGATTTTTAATGAAATGAAAACGGCTCTCCTGACCCGCCTGAAAGGCGACCGTGGGCAAAAAGATACCCGTCGCAGTCTGCAATATTATTTTGTCGCGCAGGATATTCATGAACGTGCCGATTCAGCGCATATTGATTATCAGAAACTGGCCAAGATTTTCCAGCATAGCGATATCCTGTTCCGCTTCCAGCGCATCATGTCAATTCAGGGCAAAGCCTGTAAGGACCTGAGTGAAAGTTTGCTGCTGCGCAAACCTTATGTGCATAACCAGCGCTTCAAGCATGCCTTTGATAACCTGAGACAGTCTCTGGATAAGTTACGTCAGGAGCAGCAGTATGATCAGGTCTGGATCAATTCCTTATTTGCGCTGTTTCAAAACTTGAAATCGATTGATGCCCAGTTACGCAACCTGGAAACCGAGCAAAATATCAAGTCCGAGCGTTTCAAACATATCGAAAACCAGCTCAGAGATGATGACCTGAAAGGCTGGGATGACATCAAGATTCGGATTAAACAGCATTTGACACCCGAGTCGGTGCTGTTCCGGCATGCCATTCGCCTGTCGATTGTGCTGCTGATCAGCTATATCTTCGTACAGGTCAGCAATATTGAATATGGTTACTGGATTTTATTGACCGCACTCTTTGTCAGCCAGCCCAACTTTAACGCCACCAAACGCCGTTTACGTCTGCGTATTGTCGGTACGTTGGTCGGTATTATTCTAGGTTATGCCATTTTGTATTTTGTGCCTTCCATCGAAGGACAATTATTGCTTCTGGTACTAAGTGGAATTCTGTTCTTTGAATTGCGCAGTAAACAGTATGCACAGGCCACCGCCTTTATCACGATTTTAGCCCTAATCAACTTCAATCTGGACGGTATGGGCTATGCCGCGGCCATTCCGCGTATGATCGATACCCTGATTGGCTGTGCGATTGCCTGGTTCGGCGTCAGCTTTATTTTTCCGGACTGGAAGTTCCGGCGTTTGCCGCGCAGTATCAAACGCAGCTTGCAGGCAGAAGCGGATTATTTGAGTGAAGTGATCGAGCAGTATAAGTCAGGACGTAATAATGGCCTGAAATATCGGATTGTGCGCCGTGCTGCCCACAATACCGATGCCGAGGTGGCTTCACTGATTTCGACACTGGCCACTGAACCGGATATTGATCCGGTACAAAAATCGCTGGCCTTTGAGTTCCTGTGCCTGAACCATACTTTTATCAGTTATATTGCCGCACTGGGCGCACACCGGGAAAAAATTGAAGATCAGGACATTCTGAATTTACTGGACAAAGCTCTTGAGAACATTCGTGGTGCATTGATACGAGATGAAATGCCCGATTTAAGTGCGCAAAATATGATTCCCCATATTCGCCAGCGCCTGGCTCAAGATCAGGAGCAAGATCAGAAATCCCTGATCATTTTGCAGCAGCTGTCTTTAATGTTCAGCATTTTAAAGCAGTTGAGCCAACTGAAACAAAGTTTGAGTCATGAGCGTGATGAACAGGCAACTGAATTAGGTTCATTATAA
- a CDS encoding PepSY domain-containing protein, with amino-acid sequence MFKKTFFQIHWFLGITAGLILSIMGVTGAIYSYEQQILKWMNSDSYTVQVQQRDKLTPAELYQHFNHTAPDMKINSITVAQDPSASSTVNVAKEGARRGQNIMINPYTAEVLPEIKGGEFFQFVQQLHRNLTVGPVGKQITGACTLMLIFFVLSGLYLRWPKRHSIKQWFFVKPQLKGRNFIWDLHAVVGTWVVIFYLILACTGLYWSYDWWRNGMFKVLGVERPQPEMQANAGNNRGEGRPGGERGPRAEGEARGEGRQGGERGAGREGREGLSPEATVRALDQSWIGFNTEFSDKYSTVTFNLPKKPDGEMQLSFVDPIVQHERARNSATYNYQTAEFTKVELYEDKKLNEKIMSSMLPVHRGSFFGPIYQFLVMVAALLMPLFFVTGWMLYLKRRKQKRLTLAARQGATLVNLDENAKPWLIAYASQTGVSEQLAWRTATALQEARQPVTVKPVQQLTLADLQQTEQVLFVASTYGTGEAPDLASSFEKKILSAQADLSYLSYAVLALGSQEYPDSYCSFGHRIDQWLKQNGAQQLFNTIEVDNANNEHIQQWNSALEQVTRLELQAMSIDKTFDRWSLSKREVLNPGSLGAPAFNIELTPEHEAVWQAGDIAEVQPGNSQERIDAFMQKHQIAAGTQVHSMQQNIEQALWDRDLTQAEPFDSLDQLLTQLPVLATREYSIASIPSQQVLRLVVRQQTDASGNLGLGSGWLTQHAALNTPIALRIRSNESFHLIDDNRPIICIGNGTGIAGLLSLLSARNRQDYSQNWLIFGERQREHDFFFEETIQAWLQMGTLKRLDLAFSRDQQEKVYVHHKLREQAEELKAWIAQGAVIYVCGSINGMASDVDQALTEILGETMLDQLRLDGRYRRDVY; translated from the coding sequence ATGTTTAAAAAGACATTTTTCCAAATCCACTGGTTTCTGGGGATTACAGCAGGTTTAATCCTCTCGATAATGGGGGTCACTGGCGCAATCTATTCCTATGAACAACAAATATTAAAATGGATGAATAGCGACAGTTATACGGTTCAGGTTCAGCAACGTGACAAACTCACGCCTGCCGAGCTGTATCAGCACTTTAACCATACTGCGCCTGACATGAAGATCAACAGTATTACCGTGGCACAAGATCCGAGTGCTTCGAGTACTGTGAATGTTGCCAAAGAAGGCGCACGGCGTGGTCAGAACATCATGATCAACCCCTATACTGCGGAAGTCTTGCCAGAGATTAAGGGTGGGGAATTTTTCCAGTTTGTTCAGCAACTGCATCGTAATTTGACGGTTGGTCCGGTGGGTAAGCAGATTACCGGTGCCTGTACCCTGATGCTGATCTTTTTTGTCTTGTCAGGTCTGTACCTGCGCTGGCCGAAACGTCATTCGATCAAGCAATGGTTCTTTGTAAAACCTCAATTGAAAGGCCGTAATTTTATCTGGGATCTGCATGCTGTTGTGGGAACCTGGGTGGTAATTTTCTACTTGATTCTGGCCTGTACCGGTCTGTACTGGTCTTATGACTGGTGGCGCAATGGCATGTTTAAAGTGCTGGGTGTGGAACGCCCGCAACCGGAAATGCAGGCCAATGCCGGCAATAACCGTGGTGAAGGACGTCCAGGCGGCGAACGTGGCCCACGTGCTGAAGGTGAAGCACGAGGTGAAGGCCGTCAGGGTGGCGAACGCGGTGCTGGTCGTGAAGGCCGCGAAGGTCTCAGCCCTGAAGCTACTGTCCGTGCATTGGACCAGAGCTGGATTGGCTTTAACACTGAATTTTCAGATAAGTATTCTACTGTAACGTTTAACCTTCCGAAAAAACCGGATGGTGAAATGCAACTGAGCTTTGTCGATCCAATCGTTCAGCATGAACGTGCACGAAACAGCGCTACTTATAATTACCAGACAGCTGAATTTACCAAAGTTGAGCTGTATGAAGATAAAAAGCTCAATGAAAAGATCATGAGCAGCATGTTACCGGTGCATCGTGGCAGCTTCTTCGGCCCGATCTACCAGTTCCTTGTCATGGTCGCAGCCTTGTTGATGCCATTATTCTTCGTAACCGGCTGGATGCTCTATCTGAAACGTCGCAAACAGAAACGCTTAACGCTGGCAGCACGTCAGGGTGCAACTCTAGTAAACTTGGATGAAAATGCCAAACCGTGGCTCATTGCTTATGCCTCACAAACAGGGGTTTCTGAGCAGCTGGCTTGGCGTACAGCAACTGCCCTGCAGGAAGCGCGTCAACCGGTAACAGTGAAGCCAGTACAACAACTGACGCTAGCCGATTTACAACAAACCGAACAGGTATTATTTGTTGCCAGCACCTATGGCACAGGTGAAGCGCCGGATCTGGCCTCTTCTTTTGAGAAAAAAATCCTGTCTGCTCAAGCTGATCTCAGTTATTTAAGTTATGCGGTATTGGCCTTGGGTTCTCAGGAATATCCAGACAGCTATTGCAGTTTTGGTCACCGTATTGATCAGTGGTTAAAACAGAATGGTGCCCAGCAGCTATTCAATACGATTGAAGTCGACAATGCCAATAACGAGCATATCCAGCAATGGAATAGTGCGCTGGAACAAGTCACTCGACTTGAGCTACAAGCGATGAGTATCGATAAGACCTTTGATCGCTGGAGTTTGAGTAAACGTGAAGTCCTCAATCCGGGTAGTCTGGGTGCGCCTGCCTTCAATATCGAACTGACCCCTGAGCATGAAGCCGTCTGGCAAGCAGGTGATATTGCCGAGGTTCAGCCAGGGAATAGCCAAGAACGTATCGATGCATTTATGCAAAAGCACCAGATAGCAGCGGGTACACAAGTACATTCTATGCAACAGAATATTGAACAGGCACTCTGGGATCGTGATCTGACTCAGGCTGAACCTTTTGATTCTCTGGATCAGCTCCTCACGCAATTACCGGTTTTGGCAACACGTGAATACTCCATTGCCAGTATTCCAAGCCAGCAGGTTTTACGTCTGGTGGTACGTCAGCAAACCGATGCTAGTGGTAATCTGGGATTGGGTTCAGGCTGGCTGACCCAGCATGCGGCTCTCAATACGCCAATTGCACTGCGTATTCGCAGCAATGAATCTTTCCACCTGATTGATGACAACCGCCCGATTATCTGTATTGGTAATGGTACCGGGATTGCGGGATTATTAAGCCTGCTCAGTGCGCGTAACCGTCAGGACTATAGCCAGAACTGGCTGATCTTCGGTGAACGTCAGCGTGAACATGACTTCTTCTTTGAAGAAACCATTCAGGCCTGGCTGCAAATGGGAACCCTGAAACGTCTCGATCTTGCGTTTTCTCGCGACCAGCAGGAAAAAGTCTATGTACATCACAAATTGCGTGAACAGGCTGAAGAACTGAAAGCCTGGATTGCTCAAGGTGCAGTGATTTATGTCTGCGGTAGCATCAATGGTATGGCCAGCGATGTGGATCAGGCCCTGACCGAGATTCTCGGTGAAACAATGCTAGATCAATTACGCCTGGATGGACGTTATCGCCGTGATGTATATTAA
- a CDS encoding multidrug effflux MFS transporter: MLMTTNKIVQQPYAMFWIVLLATLSALGPLSIDMYLSALPAMAADFGVSTQMVSNSLPAYFFGLAIGQLIYGPISDRIGRKPPLYFGLCLYIVASLLCVFAQDEWSLIAARILQALGGCVGVVMARAAIRDRLDMHSAAQAFASMMIVTAIAPIIAPSLGAWVLMFYEWNVIFLVLMGCGLLSLACVHFLFKETLEPERRLKLNFQQVLSLYRTIFQDPSFRRPLYAGCFSGAVMFCYISASSTILMDRYQLTEQQFAYAFGANAFGIMLFSTLNKRLAGRFSILQRLKIGTCLQFAGVLGLILLGCLDVDSVLWVLLGMFIVVASIGFTGPNAMALAMAEQGERAGTASAIMGSMQFVCGLLGGVLLNFLIWHALLNMALIMLVFVGISAWAIFKIKMPILQNA, encoded by the coding sequence ATGCTTATGACAACAAATAAAATAGTACAACAACCTTATGCCATGTTCTGGATTGTGTTGCTGGCGACCTTAAGTGCACTCGGGCCTTTGTCCATTGATATGTATCTTTCGGCCTTACCGGCCATGGCAGCAGATTTTGGTGTCAGTACCCAAATGGTTTCCAATAGCCTGCCAGCTTATTTCTTCGGTCTGGCGATCGGACAACTGATTTATGGTCCGATCAGTGACCGGATTGGGCGTAAACCGCCACTGTATTTTGGGCTGTGTTTATACATTGTGGCAAGTTTGCTGTGTGTCTTTGCGCAGGATGAATGGAGTCTGATCGCTGCACGGATTCTGCAAGCCCTCGGTGGCTGTGTCGGGGTGGTCATGGCACGTGCTGCAATTCGTGATCGCCTGGATATGCATTCAGCAGCTCAGGCCTTTGCCAGCATGATGATTGTGACTGCGATTGCACCAATCATCGCTCCGAGTCTGGGGGCCTGGGTATTGATGTTTTATGAATGGAATGTGATCTTCTTGGTGCTGATGGGCTGCGGTCTGTTGAGTCTGGCCTGTGTACATTTTCTATTTAAAGAAACCCTGGAGCCAGAACGTCGTCTCAAGCTGAACTTCCAGCAGGTATTAAGTTTGTACCGTACTATTTTTCAGGATCCAAGCTTTCGACGCCCGCTCTATGCCGGCTGTTTTTCCGGTGCGGTGATGTTCTGTTATATCAGTGCTTCTTCGACTATTCTGATGGATCGTTATCAACTGACCGAGCAGCAGTTTGCTTATGCCTTTGGTGCCAATGCTTTCGGCATCATGCTGTTTTCGACCTTGAATAAACGTCTGGCTGGACGATTCTCGATATTGCAGCGCCTGAAAATCGGCACCTGCCTGCAGTTTGCCGGTGTATTAGGGTTAATCTTGCTGGGCTGTCTGGACGTCGATTCTGTGCTCTGGGTGTTGTTAGGCATGTTTATTGTGGTGGCATCTATCGGGTTTACTGGTCCGAATGCCATGGCTTTGGCAATGGCTGAACAGGGCGAGCGGGCAGGAACTGCCAGTGCGATTATGGGCAGTATGCAATTTGTCTGTGGTTTATTGGGCGGTGTATTACTGAATTTTCTGATCT
- a CDS encoding YcxB family protein, with the protein MTAKNLYAYTLQPVNYEISEAEQRHAQLVIWRSTNKIGMKAWLIMGAVVALSILGILLLKNYSTVFCWVAIVCVVLYYLIRTFGLEWYVKRKMNEFPVQEIKGVRLGVQPHGIVMRQKMGMQEGVGAISWKDIYEWYNTPEFMLVNFKVKGQQGAYILPKRLDSKNFSFATIRKHLEAEVGAAKQI; encoded by the coding sequence ATGACCGCGAAAAATTTATACGCTTATACCCTACAGCCTGTGAACTATGAAATTTCAGAAGCCGAGCAGCGTCATGCTCAGCTGGTGATCTGGCGTAGTACCAATAAAATTGGCATGAAAGCATGGCTGATCATGGGTGCTGTTGTTGCACTTTCTATTCTGGGCATTCTGCTCCTGAAGAACTATTCTACCGTCTTCTGCTGGGTGGCGATTGTCTGTGTAGTGTTGTATTACCTGATCCGTACCTTTGGTCTGGAATGGTATGTTAAACGCAAGATGAATGAATTTCCGGTACAGGAAATCAAGGGTGTTCGCCTGGGCGTACAACCACATGGCATCGTGATGCGCCAGAAAATGGGCATGCAAGAAGGTGTTGGCGCGATTAGCTGGAAAGACATCTATGAATGGTACAACACACCAGAATTCATGTTGGTCAATTTCAAAGTAAAAGGCCAGCAAGGTGCGTATATCCTGCCGAAACGTCTGGACAGTAAAAACTTCTCTTTCGCCACGATTCGCAAGCATCTGGAAGCCGAAGTCGGCGCAGCAAAACAAATCTAA